The window ACCGCGCCGGCTGAGCACGGACATGTCACACCAGTGAGGTGAACGAACGCAGGAGCCTTGCGGGCTTTAGGCAGTTTTTGGGGTTCCCCCTCGGGGGAACCCCAAGGCAGAACATTCTTACCCATAGCAAATACCAGCCCTTTATTGGTCCAGCGCTTGGGGTCCACTTCAGGTTACATTATAGGGGACTGGCAAACGATTTTCCGTGAATCAACCGAACAGCGCTGCCAGCGGAAAGTCCAAAGCGACGCATCAAAGGCACTCGTGTCACCTCCGGGCGATTGCTAGTGTTCAAGAACCGATTGTCCTCTAGTTCCTGCGATGCATCTGGTTGCTAAGTACACCCGCATAACGTTTGATGCGGGGTGCCACTGGCGGCTTGTCCGCAAGTGCTGGAGTTGGGCTTGCTAACGAGAACTAAACCGAACTGGCGGACAAGCCGCCAGTGGCAGCCATCGCATTATTTCTTCTGCGTGTGCACTTAGTCGCAGCAAGAAGCCATTCGTTACCACCGCGGCTGCGCAGTCGATTGCAAGACGGCGCGCCAGAGGTCGCTCGACGTCTCCATGGCCTTGGATTGCTTGACGACTGCCGGAATGGGCACATGCACGATGCGGTCCGACGCGGATCCGATCATGACGCCGGTCTTGCCCGCCATCGCCGCATGTACGGCGTTGCGCGCCATATGATCGCACAGAAAACGATCGTACACGTTGGCGGGAACACTGCGAATGAAATAGCTGGGGTCAAAATACTTCAGCGCGATCGGCAGTTCACGCTGTTTGAAATAGTCCATGATCTGATCTCGGAGGAACGTGCCAATGTCTTGATGAAGCAGATTCCCCGAGGCATCGCGGGACTGATTTGCGCCCTCAAAAAGATACTGTCCTGCTCCTTCGGCGACAACGATCACCGCGTGTCCCGAGTTGCGCAGCCTCCGCTCCAGTGCCGCTAGAAATCCCTCTGCTCCTTCCAGTGGAAACCGAACCTCGGGCACCAACGTGAAGTCGACCTCCTGGCTGACGACCGAGGCCCCCGCTGCGATGAAACCCGCGTGTCGCCCCATGAGTTTGACGAGGCCGATACCGTTGATGGCGCCGCGGGCCTCGACATGGGCCCCCTGAATGACCTCGGCGGCCTTCTCCAAAGCCGTCGCGTAGCCAAAGGCCAGCCGCACAAAGGCGATGTCGTTGTCGATGGTCTTGGGGATTCCAACCACTGCAACATTTGCTCCTCGGCCCTCCAATTCTTGGCTCAGTGCGTGTGCGCCCCGTTGCGTGCCGTCTCCGCCAACACAAAACAAGATGTCGATGCCACGGGCCTGAAGAAAGTCAGCCATTGCGGCCGGCTGTTGAGCGCCACGCGAACTACCCAGAATGGTGCCGCCCAGTTTGTCGATGGGCTCGACGAACTCCTTGGTCAAGCTGATCGGCTCAAGGCCGGAATCAAGAGTCAGCCCAAGATACCCGTTTCGGATCCCCATGACGCGGTGAACTCCGTAATTCTCGAAGAGTTCATAGAACACCGAGCGGATCACGTTATTCAGACCCGGGGACAGGCCGCCACACGTCACTACGGCCGCCGTCGTATGCTCCGGCCGAAAGTAGATGCGTTCTCTGGGACCCGCGACTTCGAGCGACAGTTGCGCTTCGATGTCAGATTCCGGACGCACCGTTACATCGAGTCGAATGCGCTGCGAGTCCACGGCAAAGTGACTGGCCTGCCCTGCGCTCGACGATTCGAGTTTCAGCGGCGAAGGATACTGGCATGCGCCGAGCGCCTTCACGATCAAATCCTGCGGCGTGAGCATGGATCCATTTCTTGAAAAGCTGGGTGACCGTGAGGGGTGGAGCATACTTTATCCGCTCGACTGCGAGTGTGCAATTTGGCCTGGCGGCGGTACACTCCTTGAATTCAATCGACGAGGCGAGCGATTTCAGCCATTGAGCATGGCAGTCGCGTAGCCCCACGTCATGCAGATTTCGCATTGGACGCGATGGCCTTCATTCTCGCTCGCAATTGGCACGAGTCACAAAACGAGCGTGCTCAGGCTTTTCTCGGGATGACTTCAACGATGACTCCGTCACTTTCTCGCACTTCCGTGTTGCCGCGAGTTTTTCTGGAGTCTTTTGCGGTGCGAGACATCGCCGAACCATTGGCATCCTTCGACATCGACGCGCCGACATCCCAGGTTCGCGCCATGATGGATACGAAGGGAATTGCGGTCGTTGGAATTCGGCGCGACGGGCTCGTCACGGACTACGTTACGCGTCAGTCACTTCAGGACGGCACTTGTGCACAGTATGCAGTTGCAATCGATGAGAATCTTGTTGTGGACGAGTCGACGACGTTGTTGGAATCCATCAGGCGATTGAATCAATCGTCGTTCTGCTTTGTCAGGTTGCTGGGGGAAGTGGGTGGAATCGTCACCAGCGACGATCTGCAGAAGGCGCCAGTCCGAATGTGGCTCTTTGGGCTGGTTACGCTGATTGAGATGCGATTCGCAGTGTTGATCACATCACACTTGCCTGGGGACGCGTGGAAGGATCACGTCTCGCCTGGAAGACTGGAAAAGGCACAAGCGATTTTGGACGAACGCCGACGCAGGAATCAGTCTCCACAATTGTTTGATTGCCTGCAATTCGCCGACAAGGGCAAGATCATTGCCTGCCACGAAGGTATTCGAAACGCCACCATATTTAGTTCCCGTCGGCAGGCCGAAGAAACGACCAGGAGGTTGGAGAGCTTACGTAACAGCCTCGCACACGCGCAAGACATCCTTTCGAACGATTGGGAGACAATCATTCAGCTTTGTGACTTCGTCGCCCATCAGAGTACCAAGCATCTCGATACTCTTTAGGGAACCGTGTTGCTCAGCGCCGCGAACGTTGCTTTCGTCTTCAAAGTCGACGTGCGGCCTAGCCCCGCTCCTCTCGTAGTGCGTGTCCGTTTGGCGGAATGATTGTCGGGCATTGACGTGTTCCGCAGGAGGGTAGGATTGCCGCGCTCGTTGGCTCAGCCGCACAACAGGACCGTCAGCGCCTGCGCGGCGACGATGCGCAACAGCATGGTCCAGGGGTACACGGCCGCATAGGCCACGGCAGGGGATTCGCACTGGCAGATATTATTGGCGAATGCCAGCGCTGGAGGATCGGTTATACTGCCGGCGAGCATTCCAGACAAATCGATGAAGTTCATCTGGCCATACTTGCGGGCCGCGATGCCGACGACGAGCAATGGCACGATCGTCACACAAGCGCCGATCAGTGAGCAGAGTAGACCGATGGTGCTAAATGCCGTCGCAAAAAACGTGGGCCCCGCCAGTAAGCCGACGCTGGCAAAAAACAGGGCAATGCCAAACTCACGAAACGCGAGGTTTGCGTTCATGGGCCTATGCCACACGAGCCGCCCAATCTTGCCCAGCCGCCCGACGACAGTGCGACGGCATGCGACGACTGTCGCGTGGCCACATCCGGCGCTTACAAACGCCGACGCCAAGCATAGAGCGACGCTGTCGAAACGCCGGCCTGTCGGCAAGCCTTTTCGCCGTTACCAGCAAATTGCCTGTCGAAGCGAGTCATTTCAATCCGTCCGGCTCGCCGTGATCTGGCTGACTTTGCCATCGAGAAAACCGATGCTCAAGCCAAGGTTCTCGTACGCTGCATAATGAAGGTGTGCCGGAATGTTCGGCCGCCGTGGGTCGGGCTGGCCATAAGCGTCGGTCACTTCTTGTTCGCTGGAGCCGATCTGAATCCCCTTGTCGGTCTGGCCGGGAAATTCGTGGCGGGTGAGCGACGCCGCGTCGTACGGGTTCGCGATGATCATGCCAAGCTTGTTCGGTTCGCGACCCACGAGCACGAGTTGCAGGCCCTTCGACGCGTAGTTGAGATAGACCTCGTGCAGCGTGAATTCCGGTTCGCCCAGGATCGCCACGATCTGCTGGCGGGACATGCCAAATTTGATGTCGCCGATGCCGACGCCAGCCGTGATCGTCAACTTCGCCGCTTCCTCGGCCCCTGGCGCCGCCTTCAATTGATCGGCCGAAAGACCGACGACCTGGTAGCCGGGCGGAATCGTCAGATCGAACAGCGCCTCGTCGAGCGGCACGTCGAACTCGATCTCTTCCAGCACGATCGCCGTGCTTTCCTGCAACGGGCGAATCTCCATCCGCGTGGGCAGCTTCGTCACGGGATCGCTCCAGACCTTGGCGTCGACGCTCCACGTGGCGTTGCCGGCGATCTTCACGTCCGCTCGGCCTTGCGCACCAGGGCAGAGCCGTCCCAGTTTGTCGGTATAACCCGGGATGGGCGTGGAGGCCGCATCCGCCAGATCGCGAAAGATGCCGTAGAAGTCGAGCGCCTGGCTCAGGCCCCGTTGCGGGATGCGATAGGCCGACAACGTACGGGAATCCAACATCACTTCCTGCCGCTGCGATGCATCCGCGATCACCGCGGCGCCGTTCCCCTCGAAGCGCGTGCGCGTACCGGAAACCAGCAACGTGCCCCCTTCGCGCGGATCGACGACCACGGCCTTCAAAGTGCGCGTGGCATTTACGCGCGCCGCCAGCTCCGCGAAGGCCACGGACGAATGCGACTGCGTGAAAAACGCCGCGAGCCCCAAAGCGCCGACCACGGCGGCCGCAACCAATCGCATGCCGACAGCGCGGCGGCGGCGCTGCGCGGCACGCGTCACTGCGGCGCGAGTTCGTACGCTTAACCCCACAGGCAGATCGCCGGCATCGATGGCCTGCATCGACAAGGTCGCCCGTGCCAACCGGTCGCCATCGTGACTTTCTTGATTGATGCTCATGGCTTGAACTCCCGCGTGGGTTTGTAGGCTTCGAAGCGCGCTTGCAACGCCGTGCGAGCGCGGTGCAGCAACACGCCGAGATGATTCACGGTCACGTCGATCGCGGCCGCCGCTTCGCCGCCGGATAGTTCTTCAATTTGCGTCAACACAAACGCTGCGGACTGCGGTTCCGGCAACTCGGCGAGCGCCTCGCGGAGTAGTTCCAGGAACTCGCTGGCTTCGGCCTGCGCATCCGGTTCGAACTCTCGACCGGTGGAAATCAGTCCGACGTCGAGCTCTCCGGCGCGTCGCCGTTCGCGCATCCGTCGGCGCACGGCGTCGATCGAGCGGGCCGCGGCGATCCGTTTCAGCAATGCGCCGGACTGGCGAATCCCGCCGCCGCGATGCAGCGAGGCGAATTCCACGAAGGCCTGCTGAAAACAGTCCGCGGCATCGGGCCCGTCGTTCCCGACCAAGCGCACGACCAACCGCCAGACCGCCTGGCCATGTTCTCGTAGCACCGCATCAATGTCGTCCGCCGAACCCGATCGCAATGGCGACTCCTTGCTCTACTTATGAGTCGCCTGGGGGCGGGAAAGATTACAGGAAATTTCGACAGATCGCGTGACGCCGTCATCGATCCATGCTAAGCTCAAAACCACGGGGCAGCGAGCAGGAACCGCATTCGCCAATGTCGCACTCTCACGACACGCCCGGCGCCGCAGCGCCCTTCGCGGGCCCGCGCTTTCGGCTCTGGCATCTCTTCGCTCTCACCGCATGGGCCAGCATTGGCGCGGCGATGTTCCATTACTGGGACGGAACGCTTGCGGCCGGAGTGTTTTCCTTGGGCACGCTGGCACTTGCCGCACTTGTTTGGCGGTCGAGCTGGCTCTTCGCTGCTTCCATCGCTTGGGTTTTCTTGCTGTTTCTATTTCTGCCCGCATTGGACGTTGATCGCGGGCCGGGCCGTCGTGCGCAATGCCTCAACAATCTCAAGAACATCACCCTGGCCTTACAAAACTACGAATCCGCACACGGCGCGTTCCCGCCGGCGGTTACTTTTGACAAGCACGGCAAACCGATGCACAGCTGGCGGGTGTACATCCTGCCGCAGTTGGATCGCAACGATCTCTACAAGCGCTACCGCTTCGACGAACCTTGGAACGGGCCCAATAACAGCCAATTGCTCAGCGAGCATATGGGTATCTTTTATTGCCCCTCCGACGTGCGTGGCACGGATGACTTTCACACCAGCTACGTCGCCGTCGTGGGAGATCACACCGTTTGGCCAGAGAAAAAGTCCATTGGGTACGAAACGGTAAGGCAACTCGACGGCGCGGAGCGTACGCTATTACTCATTGAGACGCACAACAGCGGCATCCATTGGATGGAACCGCGCGATGTAACGCTGGCCGATTGCATCAACGGCACTCACGGCCCGCGCGCGGGAAGTTTGCCG of the Planctomycetia bacterium genome contains:
- a CDS encoding DUF1559 domain-containing protein — encoded protein: MSHSHDTPGAAAPFAGPRFRLWHLFALTAWASIGAAMFHYWDGTLAAGVFSLGTLALAALVWRSSWLFAASIAWVFLLFLFLPALDVDRGPGRRAQCLNNLKNITLALQNYESAHGAFPPAVTFDKHGKPMHSWRVYILPQLDRNDLYKRYRFDEPWNGPNNSQLLSEHMGIFYCPSDVRGTDDFHTSYVAVVGDHTVWPEKKSIGYETVRQLDGAERTLLLIETHNSGIHWMEPRDVTLADCINGTHGPRAGSLPGGNCNHPSCSVVSFVDGHISVLPDTVTATELKELLTIDDEAPTETNFEWAP
- a CDS encoding RNA polymerase sigma factor — protein: MRSGSADDIDAVLREHGQAVWRLVVRLVGNDGPDAADCFQQAFVEFASLHRGGGIRQSGALLKRIAAARSIDAVRRRMRERRRAGELDVGLISTGREFEPDAQAEASEFLELLREALAELPEPQSAAFVLTQIEELSGGEAAAAIDVTVNHLGVLLHRARTALQARFEAYKPTREFKP
- a CDS encoding ATP-dependent 6-phosphofructokinase, which codes for MLHPSRSPSFSRNGSMLTPQDLIVKALGACQYPSPLKLESSSAGQASHFAVDSQRIRLDVTVRPESDIEAQLSLEVAGPRERIYFRPEHTTAAVVTCGGLSPGLNNVIRSVFYELFENYGVHRVMGIRNGYLGLTLDSGLEPISLTKEFVEPIDKLGGTILGSSRGAQQPAAMADFLQARGIDILFCVGGDGTQRGAHALSQELEGRGANVAVVGIPKTIDNDIAFVRLAFGYATALEKAAEVIQGAHVEARGAINGIGLVKLMGRHAGFIAAGASVVSQEVDFTLVPEVRFPLEGAEGFLAALERRLRNSGHAVIVVAEGAGQYLFEGANQSRDASGNLLHQDIGTFLRDQIMDYFKQRELPIALKYFDPSYFIRSVPANVYDRFLCDHMARNAVHAAMAGKTGVMIGSASDRIVHVPIPAVVKQSKAMETSSDLWRAVLQSTAQPRW